One Gossypium hirsutum isolate 1008001.06 chromosome A11, Gossypium_hirsutum_v2.1, whole genome shotgun sequence genomic window carries:
- the LOC107911982 gene encoding triacylglycerol lipase OBL1 has product MEKQEESRECDKGFSCSFMLLKPEEVKLIDLFRILFSSNLEDRKFVDSSSETEESFRYRWLIFISILAQKMLMLTSKPMAWMGSKIEMLLNLLAINNFLVLLRGKTKKPDKDSAIFISFIGNMDKRMKLDSKIKPEHGCHYYSALSMMASKASYENRAYIETIVKDHWKMEYMGLHDHWNDYQEKATTQLFFMRDKSENHDTIVVAFRGTEPFDADAWCSDFDLSWYELQGMGKIHGGFMKALGLQKNVGWPMEYKANETREEPLAYYFVRDKLKALLSESENTKYILTGHSLGGALAILFPAILFLHEEKLLLQRLEGVYTYGQPRVGDEKFGKYMESKLEEHKIRYFRIVYCNDMVPRLPYDDKDLMFKHFGTCVYYNRHYQGKVVAEIPNKNYFSPLSAIPMMINAICELIRSFTICYSKGAEYKEGWFLRVFRIIGLVIPGVSAHSTQDYVNSTRLGSSDVFLPSQEMIP; this is encoded by the exons ATGGAAAAGCAAGAAGAAAGCAGGGAATGCGACAAGGGTTTCTCTTGCAGTTTCATGCTATTGAAACCCGAAGAAGTGAAACTCATTGATCTGTTTCGGATCTTGTTTTCAAGTAACTTGGAGGACCGGAAATTTGTGGATAGTTCGTCGGAAACTGAAGAGAGTTTCAGATACCGATGGCTGATATTCATCTCCATTCTGGCCCAGAAGATGCTCATGCTTACGTCCAAGCCAATGGCATGGATGGGATCCAAGATCGAGATGTTGCTAAATCTTCTCGCTATTAACAACTTCCTTGTGCTCCTACGAG GAAAGACTAAGAAGCCAGATAAAGATTCGGCAATATTCATCTCTTTCATCGGTAATATGGACAAGAGAATGAAGCTGGACAGTAAGATCAAACCCGAACATGGATGCCACTATTATTCGGCACTGTCGATGATGGCTTCCAAAGCATCGTATGAGAATCGAGCCTACATTGAAACTATTGTCAAGGATCATTGGAAG ATGGAGTACATGGGGCTTCATGATCACTGGAATG ATTACCAAGAAAAAGCCACGACGCAACTCTTCTTTATGCGTGATAAAAGTGAAAACCATGACACCATAGTTGTTGCCTTTAGAGGAACGGAGCCATTCGATGCAGATGCATGGTGTTCGGACTTCGATTTGTCTTGGTATGAGCTTCAAGGAATGGGGAAAATCCATGGCGGATTTATGAAAGCTCTTGGGTTACAAAAGAACGTAGGGTGGCCAATGGAATACAAAGCAAACGAAACCCGGGAAGAACCCTTAGCTTATTATTTCGTTAGAGACAAGTTAAAAGCACTCTTGAGCGAAAGTGAAAACACAAAGTATATATTGACAGGTCATAGTTTGGGCGGGGCATTAGCCATTCTTTTTCCTGCAATTTTGTTTCTCCACGAAGAGAAATTGTTGTTGCAGAGATTAGAGGGGGTTTATACATATGGCCAACCTAGAGTCGGGGACGAGAAGTTCGGGAAATACATGGAAAGCAAGTTGGAAGAACATAAAATACGTTATTTCAGAATTGTTTATTGCAATGATATGGTGCCGAGGTTGCCTTATGATGACAAGGATCTAATGTTCAAGCACTTTGGCACCTGCGTCTACTATAACAGGCACTATCAAGGAAAG GTTGTAGCAGAAATACCAAACAAGAACTATTTCTCACCGTTGTCGGCAATACCAATGATGATAAACGCCATTTGTGAGTTGATAAGAAGCTTCACTATATGTTATTCTAAAGGAGCGGAGTACAAAGAAGGTTGGTTTTTAAGAGTTTTTAGGATAATTGGATTGGTGATCCCTGGAGTTTCAGCTCATTCTACTCAAGACTATGTTAACTCTACTCGTCTTGGTTCCTCCGATGTTTTTCTTCCATCCCAAGAAATGATTCCATAA
- the LOC121209666 gene encoding triacylglycerol lipase OBL1, giving the protein MEAKLSEKVYCSNYLVINSEEASWSDAVKVLFSSNLRKRKFIHSSFERQESVFFRFLIVISVLLQKFLLKIAFPVKIMGRIIVYSLNFLYANGGFFGLIRNIMHVKIVIPDYKAATFMSFIGFIDMRTKLDSDIKYGNPMYYPAVSIMACKAVYNNAAYNKALIEGQWEMEFLGFNDYWNDFLGQADTQVVMFRDKSVEYDTIFVCFRGTQPFNLNDWCSDIDLSWYEFPNIGKIHCGFLKALGMQNIVGWAQEVELESTHRPRRAALAYYDIRDKLRVLLKKNPKAKFVVTGHSLGGALAAIFPAILFYHDEQLLLERLEAVYTFGQPRVGDEAFGNYMEKNLKKHGIQFYRYVYCHDMVPRVPFDGIFKHFGTCVYYDSKYQASMVEEEVPYKNYLSIRGCFTMRKNAVYELIRSFRMWTKYGEDYKEGWVLFFLRIFGLLVPGLPPHCAQDYVNATRLGSHHHLLSLPFHHN; this is encoded by the exons ATGGAGGCCAAATTGAGCGAGAAAGTGTATTGTTCAAATTATTTGGTAATAAATTCTGAGGAAGCCTCATGGTCTGATGCTGTTAAAGTCTTATTTTCTAGTAATTTAAGGAAGAGAAAATTTATCCACTCCTCTTTTGAGAGACAGGAAAGTGTCTTCTTTAGATTTCTTATAGTCATCTCTGTGCTCTTACAAAAGTTTCTGCTTAAGATAGCTTTCCCAGTGAAGATCATGGGGAGAATCATAGTGTATTCACTCAACTTTCTCTATGCTAATGGTGGTTTCTTTGGTCTCATAAGAAATATCATGCACG TGAAGATTGTGATTCCAGACTATAAGGCCGCAACATTTATGTCTTTTATCGGATTTATAGACATGAGAACCAAGTTAGATAGTGATATTAAATATGGGAATCCCATGTATTATCCAGCAGTTTCCATCATGGCCTGTAAGGCGGTTTACAATAATGCTGCTTATAATAAGGCTTTAATCGAAGGTCAATGGGAG ATGGAGTTTTTGGGATTTAATGATTATTGGAATG ATTTCCTTGGACAAGCTGACACACAAGTTGTCATGTTTAGAGATAAAAGTGTTGAATACGACACCATTTTTGTGTGCTTCAGAGGGACACAGCCGTTTAATTTAAATGATTGGTGCTCCGACATTGATCTGTCATGGTACGAGTTCCCCAACATCGGAAAGATTCACTGTGGTTTCTTGAAAGCCTTGGGGATGCAAAACATTGTAGGATGGGCGCAAGAAGTGGAGTTGGAATCAACCCACCGCCCACGCCGAGCAGCCTTGGCTTACTACGACATAAGGGATAAGTTGAGAGTTCTTTTGAAAAAGAACCCCAAAGCCAAATTTGTAGTGACGGGACATAGTTTAGGCGGTGCATTGGCCGCTATTTTCCCGGCGATTTTGTTTTACCACGACGAGCAATTGTTGCTTGAGAGATTGGAAGCGGTTTACACGTTCGGACAACCCAGAGTTGGGGACGAAGCCTTCGGGAATTACATGGAGAAGAATCTGAAAAAGCATGGGATTCAATTTTACAGATATGTTTACTGTCATGATATGGTTCCTAGGGTCCCTTTTGATGGCATCTTCAAGCACTTCGGTACCTGCGTTTACTACGACAGCAAATATCAAGCGTCG ATGGTTGAGGAAGAAGTACCATACAAGAACTACCTGTCGATTCGGGGCTGTTTTACCATGCGAAAGAACGCCGTTTATGAGCTGATAAGAAGCTTCAGAATGTGGACCAAGTATGGAGAAGATTACAAAGAAGGTTGGGTGCTgtttttccttagaattttcggacTGCTGGTTCCTGGTTTGCCACCTCATTGCGCCCAAGATTACGTCAACGCCACTCGTCTTGGATCCCACCACCATCTTCTTTCCCTTCCTTTCCACCATAACTAG